Proteins encoded together in one Streptomyces sp. NBC_01216 window:
- a CDS encoding trypco2 family protein, producing the protein MEIGLAETIKALRGELAQAMADGEGQPVRLRVQSVKLDVQVAVTASAEAQGGVKFWVLSAGGKATGGVSATHTVSLELSAETANGGSVLTDSGREAVLED; encoded by the coding sequence GTGGAGATCGGCCTGGCGGAGACAATCAAGGCACTGCGTGGTGAGTTGGCGCAGGCGATGGCGGACGGCGAGGGTCAACCGGTCCGGCTTCGAGTGCAGTCGGTGAAGCTGGACGTACAGGTCGCGGTGACAGCCTCGGCAGAGGCCCAGGGCGGGGTCAAGTTCTGGGTGCTGTCGGCTGGCGGCAAGGCGACCGGGGGCGTCTCCGCCACGCACACCGTGTCGTTGGAACTCTCGGCCGAGACGGCCAACGGCGGCTCCGTCCTGACGGATTCGGGGCGCGAAGCCGTCCTGGAGGACTGA
- a CDS encoding serine protease — protein MADLIAAQQPLERVAMVVRRGSDGIPRFSASGFMLASRLAICAGHGFTHPGDSYEVRLPGRSTKRLPVTAVLRHRIDDVDLALLVLGEGGPVIPPARWGVLPRTVESVPFIAIGFPDHASRQDVPKTRQLTGAILLGSFLGSHEVELSLSSPAPQESSGSPWRGLSGAGVITQDGVLVGVCTSHHVPSGAASLTATNLSQVSRDPEFVRLLAEHGVEPVLPGDIMPMPFDPAVRGLVRTHAEVMRRLLGRRSFLDEEHLPFIHPGMDHVSHPDRLFAQLSTGRSRGALLVGPAGSGKTRTCFEVAHRADRAGWQVLHVQPDSAVTVDDVAASVVSCGHRRVLLILDYLDACPQVDLRVLADVLIPEARRRGATVACLASVRPGSLHTVQLRGSSRVLDEIYLREDWPHQSAIIDQVVHRAAPETVRRWGNEALSQICGRRPVIALLIARAIEEQGLAQHTPGVAVSVRPGELLDWLREGMRRDALAKEPALSPSPLGITTPAIEQLAFTVAVAASPQPRVVVEQTIDTFLTVAGGLAVPFGGRHVVDTLISLGWLDEVGGQLIVVHDIVTDELLVQSLMPSPGWSIDAAAAGALFAAFTRHARTFSVFTGHLRRLAVDMAAHGPAHRIAALERFCGEWLTAQVEPLGRLLAGAGDDGGHALLTMVASRPWQGFDRSVWNTLVAPWLSRAETDHTAQPFLTAALRGMDPAPAFLVEASVGWLVRRGGQTDTEHLLLALIERPDLSPRTEDLVVDCTLAWVSSRPDWRHTPALLKRLLAMDHSRDRLERVIAGVLAWLTPYRSLGVAPVIRMFLQRADIDAVARRKLVDHGLVWLRSDLRPGVNIGPELCALLEDGHLPDPDRATLIRSALDWLETGRVYPSTGRVVHRLLSMDGSPPELRPRVIAVARRWAAEGPAGHPAGSRVLGTLLSTDSVADAAALLLERLRSQPDAQSGPAILLRLLIHYEELTQDQARTAVTLAYTWLDSRPEHEAVGAVLGALLRVPDLPPAQLQRAIRLGCAALLARPDDHVLMAVMLSQLHGLTRDQARSIADVSLRWLACHGGKVQRPVLASFLTRPDLSVEQARIGIDIALARLSTDRSMKSRSVLSGVLRHPALDEDLRSRAVDSALSWLEEHDMGPKARLVIEDLLSLPALPPSQRFHVMRLAAGWLTRHEELPYADRLRSALDAETRRDASRERPGADSGPPARR, from the coding sequence GTGGCTGATCTGATCGCCGCGCAGCAGCCCCTGGAGCGCGTGGCCATGGTGGTGCGCCGCGGATCCGACGGCATCCCTCGATTCAGTGCTTCCGGATTCATGCTCGCCTCACGGCTGGCCATCTGCGCTGGCCACGGCTTTACCCATCCCGGTGACAGCTATGAGGTGAGACTTCCAGGGCGGTCGACTAAGAGGCTTCCGGTCACCGCGGTGCTGCGGCACCGGATCGACGATGTGGACCTCGCCCTCCTGGTTCTCGGGGAGGGCGGGCCTGTCATTCCTCCCGCCCGGTGGGGCGTCCTGCCCCGAACCGTGGAGTCGGTACCGTTCATCGCGATCGGGTTCCCCGACCATGCGTCGCGTCAGGACGTGCCGAAAACCCGTCAGTTGACCGGGGCGATCCTTCTGGGCTCCTTCCTGGGGAGCCACGAGGTGGAGCTGTCCCTCAGCAGCCCTGCGCCGCAGGAATCAAGCGGATCTCCCTGGCGGGGGCTGTCCGGGGCAGGGGTCATCACGCAAGACGGCGTTCTCGTCGGCGTATGCACGAGCCACCACGTTCCGTCCGGCGCGGCGAGCCTCACCGCAACCAACCTCTCCCAGGTGTCCCGGGATCCTGAATTCGTGCGTCTGCTGGCCGAGCACGGGGTGGAGCCGGTGCTACCGGGGGACATCATGCCGATGCCGTTCGATCCAGCCGTGCGCGGCCTCGTACGCACCCATGCCGAGGTCATGCGGCGCCTGCTCGGACGGCGGAGCTTCCTCGACGAGGAGCACTTGCCCTTCATCCATCCGGGGATGGACCACGTATCGCATCCGGACCGCCTGTTCGCCCAGCTGAGCACTGGCCGTTCACGAGGGGCACTGCTGGTAGGACCAGCCGGTTCGGGCAAGACGCGGACATGCTTCGAGGTTGCGCACCGGGCGGACCGCGCGGGCTGGCAAGTCCTGCACGTCCAGCCCGACAGCGCCGTGACGGTCGACGACGTGGCCGCATCCGTCGTCTCGTGCGGGCACCGACGGGTGCTACTGATACTGGACTACCTCGATGCCTGCCCACAGGTCGACCTGCGCGTCCTCGCCGACGTGCTGATCCCCGAGGCCAGGCGACGTGGCGCGACGGTGGCGTGCCTGGCCTCCGTGCGGCCCGGCTCCCTGCACACGGTTCAGCTCCGTGGCAGCAGCCGGGTGCTTGACGAGATCTATCTACGAGAGGACTGGCCACACCAGTCCGCGATCATCGACCAGGTAGTCCACCGCGCGGCACCCGAAACCGTGCGCCGATGGGGGAACGAGGCACTGTCCCAGATCTGCGGGCGGCGTCCGGTAATCGCACTGCTGATCGCACGGGCGATCGAGGAGCAGGGGCTGGCCCAGCACACACCGGGAGTGGCGGTATCGGTCCGGCCCGGCGAGCTGCTGGACTGGCTGCGCGAGGGCATGCGCCGGGACGCGCTCGCCAAGGAACCCGCACTCAGCCCCTCCCCCCTGGGTATCACCACCCCTGCTATCGAGCAGCTGGCCTTCACTGTGGCGGTCGCGGCGAGCCCGCAGCCCCGAGTGGTCGTCGAACAGACCATCGACACCTTCCTCACGGTGGCCGGTGGGCTGGCCGTTCCATTTGGAGGGCGGCACGTCGTCGACACGCTGATCTCACTTGGGTGGCTCGATGAGGTCGGCGGACAGCTGATCGTGGTCCACGACATCGTCACCGACGAACTCCTGGTGCAGTCACTGATGCCATCTCCCGGATGGAGCATCGACGCAGCTGCTGCCGGTGCGCTCTTTGCCGCGTTCACGCGGCATGCACGTACGTTCTCCGTGTTCACCGGCCATCTCCGACGGCTGGCCGTCGACATGGCCGCGCATGGCCCCGCCCATCGGATCGCCGCCCTGGAACGCTTTTGCGGGGAATGGCTCACGGCCCAGGTGGAACCGCTCGGCCGCCTCTTGGCGGGCGCCGGTGACGACGGCGGCCACGCGCTGCTGACGATGGTGGCGAGCCGGCCCTGGCAAGGGTTCGACCGCTCCGTGTGGAACACGCTGGTTGCTCCCTGGCTCTCCCGCGCCGAGACCGACCACACCGCGCAGCCGTTCCTCACCGCCGCCCTGAGAGGTATGGATCCCGCTCCCGCGTTCCTTGTCGAGGCTTCCGTCGGATGGCTCGTCCGCCGGGGCGGACAGACCGACACGGAGCATCTTCTGCTCGCACTGATCGAGCGCCCCGACCTTTCGCCGAGGACCGAGGACCTGGTGGTCGACTGCACCCTCGCATGGGTGTCTTCCCGTCCCGACTGGCGTCACACGCCCGCGCTGTTGAAACGCCTGCTGGCCATGGACCACTCCAGGGATCGACTGGAGAGAGTGATCGCGGGCGTACTGGCGTGGCTCACTCCGTACCGGTCCCTCGGAGTCGCACCCGTGATCCGTATGTTTCTGCAGCGTGCGGACATCGACGCGGTCGCCCGCCGGAAACTCGTGGACCACGGCCTCGTATGGTTGCGCTCCGATCTGCGCCCGGGCGTGAACATCGGTCCGGAACTGTGTGCTCTGCTTGAAGACGGCCACCTCCCGGACCCGGACCGCGCGACATTGATCCGAAGCGCGCTGGACTGGCTGGAGACGGGGCGGGTGTACCCGAGCACGGGCCGGGTCGTGCACAGACTCCTGTCCATGGACGGGAGTCCGCCGGAGCTGCGCCCCAGGGTGATCGCCGTCGCCCGTCGGTGGGCGGCTGAGGGCCCTGCCGGCCACCCGGCAGGCTCCCGTGTCCTGGGCACGCTGCTGTCCACCGACAGCGTTGCGGACGCCGCCGCCCTTCTCCTGGAACGACTGAGGTCGCAACCTGACGCCCAGTCCGGCCCAGCCATACTCCTTCGCCTGCTCATCCACTACGAGGAACTCACCCAGGACCAGGCTCGGACCGCCGTCACGCTCGCCTACACATGGCTCGACAGCCGCCCTGAGCACGAGGCCGTCGGTGCCGTTCTGGGCGCCCTCCTCCGCGTGCCGGACCTGCCGCCCGCACAGCTGCAGCGTGCCATCCGTCTCGGATGCGCCGCGCTCCTCGCACGTCCGGATGATCACGTGCTCATGGCCGTCATGCTCAGCCAGCTCCATGGGCTGACGCGCGATCAGGCACGGTCGATCGCGGACGTCAGCCTGCGGTGGCTCGCCTGCCACGGCGGCAAGGTCCAGCGCCCGGTGCTCGCTTCCTTCCTCACACGCCCAGACCTGTCCGTCGAACAGGCACGCATCGGCATCGACATCGCTCTGGCCCGACTGAGCACCGACCGGTCGATGAAGTCCCGCTCCGTGCTCTCCGGTGTCCTGCGCCACCCGGCCCTCGACGAGGACCTACGATCCCGCGCCGTCGACAGCGCCCTGAGCTGGCTCGAAGAACACGACATGGGGCCGAAGGCACGTCTTGTCATCGAGGATCTGCTCTCTCTCCCGGCGCTCCCGCCGAGCCAGAGATTCCACGTAATGCGTCTGGCAGCCGGCTGGTTGACCCGGCACGAAGAACTGCCGTACGCAGATCGCCTCCGCTCGGCGCTCGACGCCGAGACGCGGCGCGACGCCTCGCGGGAACGACCCGGAGCGGACTCAGGACCGCCTGCCCGGCGCTGA
- a CDS encoding DUF309 domain-containing protein, protein MGPRDRDEAGRARSARPRDALGRPLPYGAEGVARQPEGVARTPAGTLGEAQRLLDAGRPFHAHEVFEDAWKTGPAGERDLWQGLAQLAVGLTHVARGNARGGARLLSRGADRIGQQEPRRQAAQYGIDVAGLVAWARELADHPDRVKDASAEAPRLLLGGGPSRRPGAAGRPPEM, encoded by the coding sequence ATGGGACCGAGGGATCGTGACGAGGCGGGGCGGGCACGGAGCGCGCGCCCCCGGGACGCGCTCGGGCGGCCGCTGCCGTACGGCGCGGAGGGTGTCGCCCGGCAGCCCGAGGGGGTCGCGCGCACACCGGCAGGCACTCTCGGCGAGGCGCAACGGCTGCTCGACGCGGGGAGGCCGTTCCACGCGCACGAGGTGTTCGAGGACGCGTGGAAGACCGGTCCCGCCGGAGAGCGGGACCTGTGGCAGGGGCTGGCCCAGCTCGCGGTCGGACTGACCCACGTCGCCCGGGGCAACGCGCGGGGCGGCGCCCGGCTCCTGTCGCGCGGCGCCGACCGCATCGGACAGCAGGAGCCGCGGCGGCAGGCCGCACAGTACGGCATCGACGTCGCCGGACTGGTCGCTTGGGCAAGGGAGTTGGCCGACCACCCGGACCGGGTGAAGGACGCTTCCGCCGAGGCGCCGCGCCTGCTGCTCGGCGGAGGCCCGTCTCGTCGACCCGGGGCCGCGGGACGCCCGCCGGAGATGTGA
- a CDS encoding LutC/YkgG family protein, with protein sequence MNTPHASPPYGNEGGAPLGSSSRDRILARVRSALAGAPRPPETERAYLRGHVPDDPAALTELLHENLTDYRAVVHRTDAEGLPALLLRLLADRGSNTVLVPSGLPPQWLPRTDATRIDITRIHDRAASTARELDAVDSVVTGCALAIAETGTIVLDGGPGQGRRRITLVPDHHVCVVRVPDQIVASVPQALTRLDPTRPLTWISGPSATSDIELDRVEGVHGPRALDVVLLCRPPSGPA encoded by the coding sequence GTGAACACACCGCATGCGAGCCCACCGTACGGAAACGAAGGCGGGGCGCCGCTGGGGTCCTCCTCGCGCGACCGCATCCTCGCCCGTGTCCGGAGCGCCCTCGCGGGCGCGCCCCGGCCACCCGAGACCGAGCGCGCCTACCTTCGCGGCCATGTCCCCGACGACCCGGCCGCGTTGACCGAACTGCTCCACGAGAACCTGACCGACTACCGGGCCGTCGTCCACCGCACCGACGCGGAGGGACTCCCGGCCCTGCTTCTGCGGCTGCTGGCGGACCGCGGGTCGAACACCGTGCTGGTCCCGTCCGGGTTGCCCCCGCAGTGGCTGCCGAGGACCGACGCCACCCGGATCGACATCACCCGGATCCACGACCGGGCCGCCTCGACGGCACGTGAACTCGACGCCGTCGACAGCGTCGTCACCGGCTGCGCGCTGGCCATCGCCGAGACCGGGACGATCGTGCTCGACGGCGGCCCCGGCCAGGGGCGCCGCCGGATCACCCTCGTTCCCGACCACCACGTCTGCGTCGTCCGGGTACCGGACCAGATCGTGGCGTCCGTCCCTCAGGCACTGACCCGTCTCGACCCCACCCGCCCGCTCACCTGGATCTCCGGCCCCTCCGCCACCAGCGACATCGAACTCGACCGCGTCGAAGGGGTCCACGGCCCTCGTGCGCTGGACGTCGTCCTCCTGTGCCGACCGCCGTCGGGGCCCGCGTGA
- a CDS encoding lactate utilization protein B, giving the protein MNGTFVGMPAFPDAAREAVGDPVLRANLRHATHTIRAKRARAVAELADWEELRRAGKQIKDLALRDLDRHLLRLEQAVTAAGGTVHWAEDAAEANRIVTELVKATGETEVVKVKSMATQETGLNEALEAEGIRAYETDLAELIVQLGEDRPSHILVPAIHRNRGEIRDIFRNRMGDWGRPAPDGLSDSPAELAEAARLHLREKFLRAKVGISGANFMVAETGTLVVVESEGNGRMCLTLPETLISVVGIEKTVPTWQDLEVFLQTLPRSSTAERMNPYTSMWTGTTDGDGPRDFHLVLLDNGRTAALADDIGRQVLRCIRCSACLNVCPVYERAGGHAYGSVYPGPIGAVLTPQLRGTTSGIDASLPYASSLCGACYEVCPVAIDIPEVLVHLRERVTEAGDKGQRLEKAAVRAAGWLLDRPTALAAAERLASATRGLHPRRVPGWVPGAGPWSESRDLPEPPAESFRAWWKKNRT; this is encoded by the coding sequence GTGAACGGGACGTTCGTCGGGATGCCGGCCTTCCCCGACGCGGCACGCGAGGCCGTCGGCGACCCCGTGCTGCGGGCGAACCTGCGCCACGCCACCCACACCATCCGGGCCAAACGCGCCCGCGCGGTCGCGGAGCTGGCCGACTGGGAGGAACTGCGCCGCGCGGGCAAGCAGATCAAGGACCTCGCCCTGCGCGACCTCGACCGGCACCTGCTCCGGCTGGAGCAAGCGGTCACCGCGGCGGGTGGAACGGTGCACTGGGCCGAGGACGCGGCCGAGGCGAACCGGATCGTCACGGAACTCGTCAAGGCGACCGGGGAGACGGAGGTCGTCAAGGTCAAGTCGATGGCCACCCAGGAGACCGGGCTGAACGAAGCGCTCGAAGCCGAGGGCATCCGCGCCTACGAGACCGACCTCGCCGAACTCATCGTGCAGCTCGGCGAGGACCGCCCCTCGCACATCCTGGTCCCCGCGATCCATCGCAACCGCGGAGAGATCCGCGACATCTTCCGGAACCGGATGGGGGACTGGGGCCGTCCCGCGCCGGACGGCCTCTCCGACAGCCCGGCGGAACTCGCCGAGGCGGCCCGGCTGCACCTGCGGGAGAAGTTCCTGCGCGCCAAGGTCGGCATCTCCGGCGCCAACTTCATGGTGGCCGAGACCGGCACCCTGGTCGTCGTCGAGTCCGAGGGCAACGGGCGGATGTGCCTGACCCTCCCGGAGACGCTGATCTCGGTCGTCGGCATCGAGAAGACCGTGCCTACCTGGCAGGACCTGGAGGTCTTCCTCCAGACCCTGCCCCGCTCCTCGACCGCGGAGCGCATGAACCCGTACACCTCGATGTGGACCGGCACCACGGACGGGGACGGCCCGCGCGACTTCCACCTCGTCCTGCTCGACAACGGCCGCACCGCGGCGCTCGCCGACGACATCGGCCGTCAGGTCCTGCGCTGTATCCGCTGCTCGGCCTGCCTCAACGTCTGTCCCGTCTACGAACGCGCCGGCGGCCACGCCTACGGCTCCGTCTACCCCGGGCCGATCGGCGCCGTCCTCACGCCCCAGCTGCGCGGGACGACGAGCGGCATCGACGCCTCGCTGCCGTACGCCTCCTCGCTGTGCGGCGCGTGCTACGAGGTGTGTCCGGTGGCCATCGACATCCCCGAGGTCCTCGTCCACCTCCGCGAGAGGGTCACCGAGGCGGGCGACAAGGGGCAACGGCTGGAGAAGGCCGCCGTCAGGGCGGCGGGCTGGCTCCTCGACCGGCCGACCGCCCTCGCGGCGGCCGAGCGGCTCGCCTCCGCGACCCGTGGCCTGCACCCCCGGCGCGTGCCCGGCTGGGTCCCCGGGGCCGGTCCCTGGAGCGAGAGCCGTGACCTGCCCGAGCCGCCCGCGGAGTCCTTCCGTGCCTGGTGGAAGAAGAACCGCACGTGA
- a CDS encoding (Fe-S)-binding protein: MRVALFVTCVNDALYPSTGVATVRILERLGVEVDFPAAQTCCGQPPYNTGHRREAAPLVRRTVDAFEGYDHVVTPSGSCATTVRHHYPRFGPDAARLGPRTYELTEFLVDVLGVTDVGAYFPHRVTYHPSCHGMRGLGLGDRPRRLLEAVEGLDLIELPGASECCGFGGTFAVKNAEVSAAMGRDKVASALSTGATVLCGADNACLMHLDGILRREGQPLRTLHLAEILAGTEPEPAR, from the coding sequence ATGCGCGTCGCACTCTTCGTCACCTGCGTCAATGACGCCCTGTATCCCTCCACAGGCGTGGCAACCGTCCGCATTCTGGAACGCCTCGGTGTCGAGGTCGACTTCCCGGCGGCGCAGACCTGCTGCGGGCAGCCCCCGTACAACACCGGTCACCGACGTGAGGCCGCACCACTGGTCCGGCGCACGGTCGACGCCTTCGAGGGGTACGACCACGTCGTCACCCCCTCGGGTTCCTGCGCCACGACGGTGCGTCACCACTACCCCCGCTTCGGCCCCGACGCCGCCCGGCTCGGACCGCGGACGTACGAGCTGACCGAGTTCCTGGTCGACGTGCTGGGAGTGACGGACGTGGGCGCGTACTTCCCGCACCGCGTCACCTACCACCCCTCCTGCCACGGCATGCGCGGCCTGGGGCTCGGCGACCGCCCGCGCAGACTGCTCGAGGCGGTCGAGGGCCTCGACCTGATCGAACTCCCGGGAGCCTCCGAGTGCTGCGGCTTCGGGGGCACCTTCGCCGTCAAGAACGCCGAGGTGTCGGCGGCGATGGGCCGCGACAAGGTCGCCTCCGCGCTGTCCACCGGTGCCACGGTGCTCTGCGGCGCCGACAACGCCTGCCTCATGCACCTGGACGGCATCCTGCGACGGGAGGGCCAACCCCTGCGGACGCTGCATCTCGCCGAGATCCTCGCCGGCACGGAGCCGGAGCCGGCCCGGTGA
- a CDS encoding cytochrome P450, with protein sequence MDARAHERLDTLQSDPYPLYATARRAPGLTFVPELDAWLVARDADVREVLLRPEEFSSAHALRPDVMPSPAVLAVLAGGFGRRPTVVSTDGAAHRRHRAPLNTGLSAARITSLVPHATEVATSLADSFASDGRAEVMGAYAGRLPGAVIGRLIGITPEDVPAAVRGGHRAERLLFRPMPEDEQLAAAEDVVALHHLLDRYARDRHARPRGDLCSALVAALAPAAEPGPARGGLTVDQRAELVAQLQNLLIAGHLTTTALIGTTLLHLLRHRDQWELLRDRPELIPGAVEEAARFDTAVQGFRRTTTRPVVLAGTELPAGATVFVAYGSANRDASRHEAPDVFDITRPATPTRHLAFGHGAHGCPGAQLARMQLRLTLELFTRRFPRLRLSEERPVEMRPTLIHRSPQQLHLTW encoded by the coding sequence GTGGACGCGAGAGCGCACGAACGGCTCGATACCCTGCAGAGTGACCCGTACCCGCTCTACGCCACGGCGCGTCGCGCCCCTGGGCTGACCTTCGTCCCCGAACTCGACGCCTGGCTGGTCGCCCGGGACGCCGACGTCCGCGAGGTCCTCCTGCGTCCCGAGGAGTTCTCCTCCGCGCACGCCCTGCGGCCGGACGTCATGCCCTCTCCCGCGGTGCTCGCCGTCCTCGCCGGCGGCTTCGGCCGACGGCCCACCGTCGTCTCCACCGACGGCGCCGCCCACCGCCGCCACCGCGCGCCGCTCAACACCGGACTGTCCGCGGCACGGATCACCTCGCTCGTCCCCCACGCCACCGAGGTCGCGACCTCCCTGGCCGACTCCTTCGCGTCCGACGGCCGGGCCGAAGTGATGGGCGCGTACGCCGGCAGGCTGCCCGGCGCCGTCATAGGCCGGCTCATCGGCATCACACCCGAGGACGTCCCCGCCGCGGTGCGGGGAGGACACCGCGCCGAGCGACTCCTCTTCCGTCCGATGCCCGAGGACGAACAGCTCGCCGCCGCCGAGGACGTGGTCGCCCTCCATCACCTGCTGGACCGCTACGCACGCGACCGTCACGCCCGGCCGCGCGGCGACCTGTGCTCCGCCCTGGTCGCCGCACTGGCCCCGGCCGCCGAACCCGGACCCGCCCGGGGCGGGCTCACCGTGGACCAGCGCGCCGAACTCGTCGCCCAGCTCCAGAACCTGCTCATCGCCGGACACCTCACCACCACGGCCCTCATCGGAACCACCCTCCTGCACCTCCTGCGCCACCGCGACCAGTGGGAGCTGCTCCGCGACCGGCCCGAGCTGATACCCGGGGCAGTGGAGGAAGCCGCCCGCTTCGACACCGCCGTCCAGGGATTCCGACGCACCACCACCCGCCCCGTCGTCCTGGCCGGAACCGAACTACCCGCCGGGGCGACCGTCTTCGTCGCCTACGGCTCCGCCAACCGCGACGCATCGCGCCACGAGGCCCCCGACGTCTTCGACATCACCCGACCCGCGACACCCACCCGGCACCTCGCCTTCGGCCACGGCGCCCACGGCTGCCCCGGGGCACAGCTCGCCCGCATGCAACTCCGGCTGACACTGGAGCTGTTCACCCGGCGCTTCCCCAGGCTGCGGCTGTCCGAGGAGCGTCCCGTGGAGATGAGACCGACCCTGATCCACCGCTCACCCCAGCAGCTCCATCTCACATGGTGA
- a CDS encoding DUF488 domain-containing protein: MSATTPDVRVRRVYEIPGPDDGLRVLVDRLWPRGLARTDARIDEWPKALTPSTELRRWYHDTEGGYEEFRRRYEAELTAPAAAEALDRLRVLAAAGRVTLLTAARNPELSHTAVLRRALTRHGDG; encoded by the coding sequence ATGTCCGCCACCACCCCCGACGTACGCGTCCGCCGCGTCTACGAGATCCCCGGCCCCGACGACGGTCTGCGGGTCCTCGTCGACCGCCTGTGGCCGCGCGGCCTGGCCAGGACCGACGCGCGCATCGACGAATGGCCCAAGGCGCTGACGCCCTCCACCGAACTGCGGCGCTGGTACCACGACACCGAGGGCGGCTACGAGGAGTTCCGCCGGCGCTACGAGGCCGAACTCACCGCACCCGCCGCCGCCGAGGCCCTCGACCGCCTGCGTGTCCTCGCCGCCGCCGGCCGGGTGACCCTCCTCACCGCCGCCAGGAACCCGGAGCTGAGCCACACCGCCGTACTGCGGCGGGCGTTGACGCGGCACGGCGACGGGTAG
- a CDS encoding TetR/AcrR family transcriptional regulator produces the protein MTTQATTSTQAATAAARRSKITPEREAELYEAVLCLLRERGYDSVTMEGVAARTKCGKATLYRQWGTKAQLVTAALAKQRCTFFAGIDTGSLAGDLREAAHLAATRRDRDAELMEAVSQAYIQHPDLRAALRETVIHPEAAALDEMLRRAVGRGEIDEDNPAIGFVAPCFLGMLRVERLFEERFADGATLRTFVDGVLLPALRVET, from the coding sequence ATGACCACGCAGGCCACGACGTCCACGCAGGCCGCCACCGCTGCCGCCCGCCGCAGCAAGATCACGCCCGAACGCGAGGCGGAGCTGTACGAGGCCGTGCTCTGCCTCCTTCGCGAACGCGGCTACGACTCGGTCACCATGGAGGGCGTCGCCGCCCGCACCAAATGCGGCAAGGCCACGCTGTACCGCCAGTGGGGAACCAAGGCGCAGCTGGTCACGGCCGCCCTCGCCAAACAGCGCTGCACCTTCTTCGCCGGCATCGACACCGGCTCCCTCGCCGGAGACCTCCGCGAGGCCGCCCACCTCGCCGCCACGCGCCGGGACCGGGACGCCGAACTGATGGAGGCGGTCAGCCAGGCGTACATCCAGCACCCCGACCTGCGGGCGGCGCTGCGCGAGACCGTCATCCATCCCGAGGCCGCCGCACTCGACGAGATGCTGCGACGCGCGGTGGGACGCGGCGAGATCGACGAGGACAACCCGGCGATCGGCTTCGTCGCGCCCTGTTTCCTGGGGATGCTCCGCGTCGAGCGGCTCTTCGAGGAGCGCTTCGCCGACGGGGCCACACTGCGCACCTTCGTGGACGGCGTCCTGCTGCCCGCGCTCCGCGTCGAGACCTGA
- a CDS encoding phosphatase PAP2 family protein has product MAAGIGGTRPAGPGPTATPRPPLVRELLLVTALFLVYKFGRLFANGHEPRAFRNADRIWDAERAVHLPGEGSVQALLLHGDTLVRVANTYYAAVHFPATIAFLGWLYLRRPAHYLWSRRVLTVVTSAALALHLLIPLAPPRMLTTAGLVDTAQVYGPSVYGATPETDSMANQFAAMPSLHFGWALMVAIGLIAATRSRLRWLWLLHPLVTLLVIVGTANHYWLDALAAAALLALAFTVVRAPDTGHAAPGGPPGPGAPAASDTTAAPVAPRAGAPRPAGALR; this is encoded by the coding sequence ATGGCTGCCGGGATAGGTGGGACACGTCCTGCGGGACCGGGGCCGACCGCTACCCCGAGACCGCCGCTGGTGCGCGAGCTGCTGCTCGTCACCGCCCTGTTCCTCGTCTACAAGTTCGGCCGCCTGTTCGCGAACGGACACGAACCACGCGCCTTCCGCAACGCCGACCGGATTTGGGACGCCGAGCGGGCCGTCCACCTGCCGGGCGAGGGCTCGGTGCAGGCGCTGCTGCTGCACGGCGACACGCTCGTCCGGGTCGCCAACACCTACTACGCGGCCGTGCACTTCCCCGCCACGATCGCCTTCCTCGGCTGGCTCTACCTACGCCGCCCCGCCCACTACCTGTGGTCCCGGCGGGTGCTCACCGTCGTCACCTCGGCGGCACTGGCGCTGCACCTGCTGATACCGCTCGCGCCGCCCCGGATGCTCACGACCGCCGGACTCGTCGACACGGCGCAGGTCTACGGACCCTCGGTGTACGGCGCGACACCGGAGACGGACTCGATGGCCAACCAGTTCGCCGCGATGCCCTCGCTGCACTTCGGCTGGGCGCTGATGGTCGCCATCGGCCTGATCGCCGCGACCCGGAGCCGGCTGCGGTGGCTGTGGCTGCTGCACCCGCTGGTGACGCTCCTGGTCATCGTCGGCACGGCCAACCACTACTGGCTCGACGCGCTGGCGGCGGCGGCGCTGCTCGCCCTCGCCTTCACCGTCGTCCGCGCACCGGACACCGGCCACGCCGCGCCCGGCGGCCCGCCCGGCCCCGGGGCTCCCGCGGCCTCCGACACCACCGCCGCCCCGGTCGCGCCCCGCGCCGGCGCACCCCGCCCCGCCGGAGCCCTGCGATGA